GATTTGAACCACTTCTCCCTCCGAATTATGTCAGTGGACTATCAGACCTCCCTCACTGGCTCAGGGATCAACACCCCTAAACTGAACTTCATGGAGGACTCCAAAGTAGTTTTAGGAGATTCCAAAGAGGGAGTGTTTTCATACATACACCACTTCACGCTGTATGACCTGGAGGCTCGAGGGTTTGTGCGGCCTTTCTGCCTTGCCTACGTGTCGTCCGATGAGAATAAAATCATACAGCAATTTCAGCAGCTTTCTTCGGAGTTCTCCAAGGTTTCGGAATGTCTGAAAACGGGGAACAGAAAGAGCTTTGCAAATGAACTTGAAACCAAACTAAGGGATTTAGAGTATACAAGAGTTGTTTTACTTCGAGAGACTGAGGGAGAGAATGTAATGAACTCATCTGTTAAGTACACCAATGAAAGGGAATGGACGTTAAATGATATACCAACattagagagagaaacagagaatgAGAAACTTAAAGACAAATCACTGTTACACAAAGAAGAAGTGAATGTTCAAGAGGAAGCTGGACATGCAAGACAGAAACTAGAGACACGAAATTGTACATTGCAGCTTGAAAGTGAAAATGCCTCAAATAACAGGTCTGCTGTGCTTATCAATAGAACAGAAGAACAGAAGGACAAGCTGAAGAAAGAGTACTGCTCAAAGCCAGTGGATAAAATAACAGAGGAACTGATGAATGTGGAGAAATCTATTCAAGAACATAACGGCCTTCTGAAACAAGTCACCTCCTACCCAACAAGAAAGCTCAGAGACTCTGACTTCTCTCCTTATGAACCGGACGACCTTCCTCATTCTCTGGAGCTTGACCTGGATGATTCTAGACCGCATGGTCAATTCTCCGGGCCAGTCCCAGATTGCAGTGTCATTCCTTACATGAACACACCCTTGCATTCTCCAAAGCTGATTGACACCACTTCATGTAGGAGATTTGACAGGCGCCTGAAAACTCTTGAGGAGTTGTGCGACGAGTACTTCCACCAACAGGCCTTACAGCAATTGCACTCCATTGAAAAGACATTCAGAGGAGACGCCAGTCATATCTACACAAACCAACTGTGCCAAAATCTGCTCCGCAATCTCAAAtccacaaatgttttgtttgaggATACTTACGACTCAGAAGATGCTGCAGGATTACAGCCAGGAAAAGCTGCCAGTCATTCATCAATCTATCAAGCGTCTTTTCTTCCAGCATCCACGATTCTGAGTGAACCTGTGAGTCTTGAATCATATGCCTCTTGTGTTGAAATGGTGCCTATAAAACTAGAGTTGGGTGGGAGTAGCCCATCTGTAACCTTATCAAGGACCTTAAGTGGTCCTTCTGATGAGAACCCACCCCTTTCATCTGAAGTACATGCAGAAATTGAAGACAATGGGGAAGTTTCGACACCAGATTGCGGTCATTCCCAAGATGCAGCTGTGATGAAGACCAGCATTAGCAGTGGAGACAGTATTGAGGTCTTGGGAACAGAAAAGTCCTTCAGGTCACAGTGTTCAAGTGTACCTAGCAATACAGCAATGCCAAAACCTGCACCCACCTGTACCACAGCAGCACCAGAGGGTCTAAAGCAAGCGAGGGCACCCACCGGGCGGACTTGCAGTGAGGACAGCATTGAAGTGCTTAGCACGACAGACTCATTCCTTCCTGAAGACCTGCGGGCTTCGTACCCATGCGCTATCGATGAGGAAAGCCTGGAGCAAGACACTGATGAGAAAGACTTGATGTCTCAAAACCAAAAGGACAAACAAGTTGAGTGTGTTGTGGATGAGTCACATGGTTGTCCATCAATAACTCTATCCCCACCAGACCCTGCTGTAACGTTCCCTTCTGATGATGACTGTCATGCATCATGTACCAATCTCTCCTTGTTGGAGGAACCCTGCCCGACAGTACGGGATGATTTATCCGACTGCTTTAGTTTTCGCAGCACCACGGCCTCAACAGCTTCTGACACTTTCTCCGCTTGTATTCATGGGGATAAAAGAGAAGGTGGGAGCAGACAGAGGTGTGGGCGAGTAGGACGGGCAGCATTGAAATTCCTGCGACAGTTTCCGTTTACAGTACACGCTGTGTTTAGCCTTCTGAGCGGACGTACGCTGGTAGTGCTAGGGAGTGAGGAGGGTACAGTAAGGCGACTGGTTGCGGCACTGTCCGTCTACACACCACATTCAAGTAGTTACAGAGAAAGTGTTCAACCTTGGATTTCAACACAGCTGCAGCTTACCGACCTGCTTAACTGGAAACTTATCGGATTCAACAGGTAAAAGTTTATCCAGGAGTGACACTATGCTGCTTTTTTAATCTTGTCCTAATGCACCTACTTGTTGTTTTCAAACGAACCCCAAAATCTTGATGAACTGGCTATATTTGAGTAGGTAATACTGTAGGTTGCAACTTAAAAGCTTGGTTAAGTACCACTGGCATACAGCATTAACGTTTGTTGCTTTGCCAATGGACAGAAAAGCAGATGCAAAAAAAGGTTAGGCTAGGTTGTTGAATCTGTAGAATTGACAAGtttaaaatttgttttgtttccttctAGGATGTGCTCTCCCACTCCAGGTTTTCCTCACTGTCTGGGCCATTATAGCCGATACATCAGTGTTCTGGACGCAGATCAAAAGACACTGCGATGTCCGACATATAGCGGTACTCTTATCAACCATCTGGTGGATCCAAGGAGCCACATTATACGAGGGAGCACCTACTTCTTGTTTGCTCAGAGTGTGCTAGGCAAGCTTGTTGCCAGAGCCTTCTTCTTAACGTTCTCGCATACTCTAAAAATGGGCACAAACTCTCGTAAGAGTACACAGACGGTGCGTTGTCTTGAACACCTTCACAGAGATGACAAGAAAATCCTGCACTATTTATCTGAGCTCATCAAACTGCATTTCACAGACGTTCCACCAAATGTCCTTCGATTCAGCTACACCGCCAACTCAGTATTCAAACTCTAAAAAAACCTAATTTACACTGAAACTAATCAATGTAAAGTGTGGTTTGATTGTTTGCCAgcatattttgtttttgcacatttttgacAGTGATCAACAGATTTTCTGCATGCTTTACAATATTACAGTAATACTCTTTTGTTACGAGCCCATTTGGTATCTAAAGCAAATCAATATTAAACAGCTTTGTATTAATGTACACTGCTGGATTGTGGACTGCTGTTTAAATTTCTTGTACTTTATTCATTGTGGATGTGCAGAGATTCTACAAATCTCTGCACATCCACAATGAATAAAGAATGTCATTTGTATTTAACAAGTTggacaaaataatttttaaaaccgCTACCACTAAAAGAAACTTGGAAAAAACTTGACAAATAGATTTTTTcttgaaaatgtgaaatgtataataaagtgttttattttaacagcTTTGAAAATTGTAACAAAACTAGGTCATTACACAATTAACAAGAACAATTAATTACATCAGGAACACCTTCTCAGGGCCAAACTGAAAAAATATCATATCAAAATCTTCTCTGCATAAAATGATCCTCAAATTGTTTTGGGCCAAACATAATACCCTTAACGAAACGCAGCACAGTAAACATTCTCTTATTCAGGGTGTGGGTAAGCCGCTTTGAGTTGAATTTGTTGCAGAATTTGGCATTTTTCTTTACTAAGACTAGCGATCTGAAAGAGAAAGACAAATCAATTTTGCAGAttggaaatgcattttcatcGAAAAAGTCCACAATATTAATTATGACGACGTGATACAATCACAAATCTTCAGTAATACAAAGGAAGTGGTGTGATGTACTCAACAAACGTCATAAAAAATTGAGTCTACAGCAgcggttctcaactctggcccgcgagatccactttcctgccgagtttagccccaactctgataaaacgcctgaagaggctaatcagtaacttcaggaacagacgcgttcaacttaatgcTGGGCTGCGCAGATTGTTTGGCATATTGCATTAAAGTAACacgagagcgattcaaatgcGTACCGAGCAATCCGCACTTGAATcgctattcaattcaattttatttatatagcggtACTTAATTGTCCTACGCTGATAGatttgcgcagcgccgcattaagttgaacgcctctattcctaaagacgctgattagcttgttccggtgttttatatcagagttgTGGCTAAAcacggcaggaaaatggatctctcgggacagagttgagaaccactggtctacagGTTAAGATTACATCAAAACATGAATTAAGCGAAGAGATTCTTACATTACATTCAAGATACGTCCTCAAGCTGTTCTGCCAAGGGAAGTGCACTCTGGAATCACAAATAAATCCATTTAAATGCAATTTCGTGGTATGTTTAAACAGTTATCCAATCCATAGATTCAAGAGGCCATCATGTGTCAATCCCCAGTAGTTTTTTAGGTTTAAAATAATCAACATGTTCCAATCAATCAACCAACCAATCCATATTCTGTAGTCAATTAGCACTCACTGTATGATTTTTATTCATCTACATCAGtctgtaatgtaaaaaaacaagacaataatCAAGAGCATGTGTGAAATAACATTGACTGTGGCTTCTTACTCGTTCCATGTAGCAAGTAGTGTGTTGGTGGGATACGCGGTGGCGGTTAGGACAATGTCGTTCTCCAGGAAGAACAAACAGAGGAAGTAGGAAATCAGGGAATGGTCCGATTCACTCCGTTtgctattataaaaaaataaacacagaatcaAATTCAATTGTAGTTTAATTGGTAGAGCATTAAGTCGTATCCAGTACAGCTCAAATTGTCACAAAATTAAATCACTATTCCATAAAAATGTGTGTTGGGCCGTACCTTTGGTATTGATCACGAGACAGTTCctccacaacacaacacaggagATAGTGCAGCACGTCTGGTCTCACCAAAAGGCCAAAGTACAACGTGCGAAGAGCCCAGCGGTTAAACTGAATGCGAAATACAAGCGATTATGCAAATTAATATATGCAAATAACTGTATTCCTAAATATTATTTAGGAATTTAACAACACGTAGTCTGAATTTAGACAAAGTAATTAGTAGAGTGTAAACGTTGAGTAGAATTTGTGGTacgtaaacaaaaatgaatcacCCTGAAAGACAAGATGACGGTCAGGACGGGGCTGAATTGCGAGTGTAATATTCGCAGTACCAATGCCTGAGTGGCCAGCAACAGCCTCGCCTGGTCAGGATAGCCCTAAAAAGACCAACACCGGACATTACATACTGCACCAATGAGGAAAAACTACACAGAATATTTCAGGAATAACCGATATCTAAGCTACTGGTCGACAGATTTATCTTGACCAGccttattataatatttgaaATTTAGCGATCATCAGCAGCCATTTTCTGCAAATTCagataaaaaacaatgtttttatttggaatttggaagAAATGTTGCCCGTAGTTCAAAGAGAGAAACATAAATGATCAtattacctaaacacatactgtaccctataaatagtacattcagaACAACTGAAAACAATGTTAGAGTGGTCTCTTAAAGctagtttgtaaaaaccgccgctcgagggcgcacgatcaaaacaacaatggcgtagcgtgatgacgctgtgaaggagagtggaatgatgggatctgttgtcttcaactccacggctgatggccatcaatcagacgggaatgagaaatcatgttagcggatgaagtaaacaaataaaattttataaatgttgtgtataattgtggtccataaataagtgactgctcgaaacaagctagtggcttgctagacgctagacactacttctgcatttgtccacgacacttgTCATGCGGTTTCCACATCAGTAAAGGCGTTAACAAAGGGGAACGcagatatgacgccattgacaggtgactgcacagccccgtgtcactgtttagaatgacGATTtgctcacgatttacaagtagttggaaacatttgagatattgtaagtactcagctaaacaaaatatataacactggcctagtggtttctggatattttactgcaaaattgttacaaactgtacctttaatctTTCCTAAGCTGTATTTGTGATTTGATGCAAAACATTTTAGCAAAATCTGTTTTAGTTTTGCTTGAATTTCCAAAAGgtagaaaacaatgaaatagcCAGacgtcattttttaaaatacttaaatcaATGTTAATGAACTTTAcagctatttatttattttagctcAAATTTAACTTCTTGTCCCTATTTTGCAATCTATTTCTTTGAACAAAAATGTTAGTCAACCCCCaatcaatttatttgtttttttaacgcCATATCAGCACTTAAAGCAAACTTATTCCTGATACAATTAAACTTTACAACAGGATATTATATACAATAACTACTATACTTAAAACAATGtagaaaacatacagtaaaaatataCTAATAcacagtgaaaaataaatagtatttatagAAGTTCTTTCATTTTAATACTTGAATAGAAACCCAAGATCCTGTCAGCAGatgtctttttaaaaatgtctgttAATGTAAgctctgaaaaaaaaacgttgtcTGGTATTATTTAAACCAGGACATTCCAACAGAATGTGTTTCACAGTCAATGGAATTTTACAAAACTAACTCAAATTGttggttcttcaaaatattcatGTAATTTATTATGGTCACAGTCATTCCATTCgccactttttaaaaatatacatataaaatgtTGGTTTTACATCTGATCATATTCTGTCATTCTAAGTCCAAGTGCTCAAACCCCAATCAAAGATTTagggaaagaaaaacatgactcaCATTCTCAAAGGTTTTGGGAATCTCTATTTCAGAAGTGGCCGTCAGCTCTTGCAGAATTGAACTGGCGATGCCTCTGGTCAcctgaacaaaaacacactaccAGGTAACTAGTTCTGTTTCGTCACATCAGTGTGTTCACAAAGCCTCTCCACACCCAATAATaagcacttcacacaaacactcaccaTCTGAAAGTTGGCATCAGGCTCATCATAGAACGCGGCGACAACAAGCCCGTCCTGAGCGATGTGACTGCAACTGACTACACTGAGTAAATACACCCAGCTCTCAGTCTACAACAAAACCACGCAGACACAACCGCCATGACAAAAGACACTTGCTCTCCTAAATATTAGACATGAACCATTCATTTTACCTACATGTGAAAAAACAGCATTGTTACAGTTCAGAACCCTCAGAGCAAACTTCAGCACCTCCATCCCCTTCAGCAAATTTGAACCTTGAGTGAACGCAGAGAAAATCACAAACTTAAGTGAAATTGTTGCTCTGTAGAGacaattaaataaagaaaatgtgatCCTTATCTCCTACTCCACTTAAAAACAAAGCATTGACATAGTGTTAGGTAT
This sequence is a window from Triplophysa rosa linkage group LG4, Trosa_1v2, whole genome shotgun sequence. Protein-coding genes within it:
- the smcr8b gene encoding guanine nucleotide exchange protein smcr8b, which codes for MIGSPDLVAFTKEPDFEDTPIDPFALPEELSVPSYTGDGTPWSKMSNVKFKKDFILLAEFSEQVGPQPLLTVPHETKACGTFDLNHFSLRIMSVDYQTSLTGSGINTPKLNFMEDSKVVLGDSKEGVFSYIHHFTLYDLEARGFVRPFCLAYVSSDENKIIQQFQQLSSEFSKVSECLKTGNRKSFANELETKLRDLEYTRVVLLRETEGENVMNSSVKYTNEREWTLNDIPTLERETENEKLKDKSLLHKEEVNVQEEAGHARQKLETRNCTLQLESENASNNRSAVLINRTEEQKDKLKKEYCSKPVDKITEELMNVEKSIQEHNGLLKQVTSYPTRKLRDSDFSPYEPDDLPHSLELDLDDSRPHGQFSGPVPDCSVIPYMNTPLHSPKLIDTTSCRRFDRRLKTLEELCDEYFHQQALQQLHSIEKTFRGDASHIYTNQLCQNLLRNLKSTNVLFEDTYDSEDAAGLQPGKAASHSSIYQASFLPASTILSEPVSLESYASCVEMVPIKLELGGSSPSVTLSRTLSGPSDENPPLSSEVHAEIEDNGEVSTPDCGHSQDAAVMKTSISSGDSIEVLGTEKSFRSQCSSVPSNTAMPKPAPTCTTAAPEGLKQARAPTGRTCSEDSIEVLSTTDSFLPEDLRASYPCAIDEESLEQDTDEKDLMSQNQKDKQVECVVDESHGCPSITLSPPDPAVTFPSDDDCHASCTNLSLLEEPCPTVRDDLSDCFSFRSTTASTASDTFSACIHGDKREGGSRQRCGRVGRAALKFLRQFPFTVHAVFSLLSGRTLVVLGSEEGTVRRLVAALSVYTPHSSSYRESVQPWISTQLQLTDLLNWKLIGFNRMCSPTPGFPHCLGHYSRYISVLDADQKTLRCPTYSGTLINHLVDPRSHIIRGSTYFLFAQSVLGKLVARAFFLTFSHTLKMGTNSRKSTQTVRCLEHLHRDDKKILHYLSELIKLHFTDVPPNVLRFSYTANSVFKL